The Zygosaccharomyces rouxii strain CBS732 chromosome G complete sequence genome contains a region encoding:
- the SNF2 gene encoding SWI/SNF catalytic subunit SNF2 (similar to uniprot|P22082 Saccharomyces cerevisiae YOR290C SNF2 involved in the coordinate regulation of phospholipid synthesis transcriptional regulator): MNLEIPQRQFTKEEINRCYLRWQQLRNEHGENAPNVPEFIYFTKVLHVAAKQQQEQQQQHQHQHQQQQQQQQQPPQQQQVPYAMPSMQAMNQQRQASGTPQPIPLQQPRSGSPGISSSQSAPQGAQQTNGHNSHHSTIFTAEQSELLKAQITSLKSLVNQQPVSPECQNIIQQSVSSAPDFKKMLMALSEFVKKRQLQQQQNGPAQSPPPQQRQQQSPLPQQQQMQGPNPQQSPAPRQMTPQMANARLQQLQFQQQRQQQQLQRQQWQQQQQQQQLRNQQLQQQKERILKAQMSAAATPSGESNGTPNGIGGTPAGSLSTPGGDVQSKEEREQSLSNVGDQQPSQSDPVEPPKQQQQPQPQPQPQPQIPEEAKKPPKQQAPIPLSEFVEKTKEVGRVVDTDNPDLVVDSYDLPPTPNEMVDYQSLFPNAIKPKLTITPGLLPVGLDVHTAEEIYQTLIALNLDTSVDDCLAKVLDESVSDELKDQCIYDYYALQLLPLQKAVRGHVLQFLWYQSSLLTNTHPNFLSKIRNINVQDALLTGELYKKHESLQYEKKRVEKIKKLEAVRTSCVDLYNKRLDNRTKRVKFGHKLIGIHANIEKEEQKRAERKAKERLMALKANDEEAYIKLLDQTKDTRITHLLRQTNAFLDSLTRAVKDQQEYTRDMIDSHLKEDSEDHDIVSTMNDDDDEESSNVDYYNVAHRIQEDIKEQPSILIGGQLKEYQMKGLQWMVSLFNNHLNGILADEMGLGKTIQTISLLTYLYEKKNIKGPFLVIVPLSTLTNWSSEFEKWAPILRTIAYKGSPNERKAKQAIIKSGEFDVVITTFEYVIKEKSVLSKPKWVHMIIDEGHRMKNTQSKLSLTLNNFYHSDYRLILTGTPLQNNLPELWALLNFVLPKIFNSVKSFDEWFNTPFSSAGGQDKIELSEEEMLLVIRRLHKVLRPFLLRRLKKDVERELPDKVERVIKCKMSALQSVMYQQMLKHRRLFIGDQTNKKMVGLRGFNNQIMQLKKICNHPFVFEAVEDQINPTRETNAAIWRVAGKLELLERVLPKLKATGHRVLIFFQMTQIMDIMEDFLRYIDIKYLRLDGHTKSDERSELLSLFNDEEAGYFCFILSTRAGGLGLNLQTADTVIIFDTDWNPHQDLQAQDRAHRIGQKNEVKILRLITQNSVEEVILEKAHKKLDIDGKVIQAGKFDNKSTSEEQEALLRSLLDAEDERRRRREMGLDEEEEIDDNEINEILARDDDELIKFAEIDAEKSRKALEMGITTRLMESNELPEIYHQNLDIELEREDSETVAYGGRGTRERKTMAYNDNMSEEQWLKQFEVSDEEDADGESSGFKRRKAGKSRFGTKKLKVEDGNGEAASGDQTPTSSIEPLAERETSAVDEPPLPDGPTTLEEPVEDATMALSPTLPVTAGKTTSKSTRGRGRGRGRKTTAGRVRSTRGRGRGRPPKPKAGLEYVRDPSATTEPQDVRIKVSEEARELYNYALEYTSDDEARLSDIFLEKPPKELFPDYYQLIKYPIAFETINSAIESFSYDSLKQVLEDFHLIFLNARIYNTEDSLVYINSVELEQVVTDKYREMTGDDRLLDFSKFEESFATKPLNLAQVLPEDSAAADVASDSPTVDGTKMDTIEPSETPHSVEPNDGGGSSST; this comes from the exons ATGAACTTGGAAATCCCTCAAAGACAGTTcaccaaggaagaaattaatCGCTGCTACTTA aGATGGCAGCAGTTAAGGAACGAACACGGTGAAAATGCGCCTAATGTACCGGAGTTCATATATTTCACCAAGGTTCTGCATGTTGCTGCTAAACAGCAGCAAgagcagcaacaacaacaccaacaccaacatcagcagcagcagcagcagcagcagcagccaccgcaacaacaacaggtTCCATATGCTATGCCGTCGATGCAAGCGATGAATCAACAGAGACAAGCTTCAGGAACACCGCAACCGATACCGCTACAACAACCGAGATCAGGATCACCAGGCATATCTTCTTCGCAATCGGCGCCTCAAGGTGCACAACAAACCAATGGACACAATTCTCATCATTCTACGATATTCACAGCTGAACAATCGGAATTACTGAAGGCACAAATAACCTCATTAAAATCTTTAGTAAATCAACAGCCAGTCTCTCCAGAATGTCAGAATATTATCCAACAGTCAGTCAGCAGTGCACCAGATTTTAAGAAAATGTTAATGGCATTGAGTGAGTTTGTAAAAAAGAGGCAGCTCCAACAGCAACAAAATGGCCCAGCTCAATctccaccaccacaacagcgacaacaacaatcacctttaccacaacagcagcagatGCAAGGTCCAAATCCACAACAGTCGCCAGCTCCTCGACAGATGACTCCACAGATGGCTAATGCTAGATTACAACAGTTGCAGTTCCAGCAGCAGCGTCAACAGCAGCAATTACAAAGGCAGCAATggcaacagcagcagcagcaacagcagtTAAGAAACCAACAGTTGCAGCaacaaaaggaaagaattCTTAAAGCCCAAATGTCCGCCGCTGCTACACCAAGTGGTGAAAGTAACGGTACTCCTAATGGTATAGGTGGGACGCCTGCTGGTAGCTTAAGCACTCCTGGTGGTGATGTCCAATCGAAGGAGGAAAGAGAACAGTCGCTAAGTAATGTTGGTGATCAACAGCCTTCCCAGTCTGATCCTGTCGAGCCACCGaaacaacagcaacaaccacaaccacaaccTCAACCACAGCCTCAAATTCCCGAAGAGGCCAAGAAACCGCCCAAACAACAGGCACCAATACCATTATCTGAATTTGTCGAGAAGACAAAGGAAGTGGGGCGTGTGGTCGATACAGACAATCCAGACCTGGTTGTAGATTCGTATGATTTGCCGCCGACACCAAATGAAATGGTTGATTATCAAAGTCTTTTCCCCAATGCTATCAAACCTAAATTGACTATAACACCTGGTTTATTACCAGTGGGGCTTGATGTCCATACGGCagaagaaatttatcaaacTCTTATAGCGCTTAATTTGGATACCTCTGTTGATGACTGCTTAGCCAAGGTTCTGGATGAATCCGTTAGTGATGAACTCAAAGACCAATGCATTTATGATTACTATGCCTTACAGCTACTACCATTGCAAAAAGCAGTTAGGGGACATGTCCTACAGTTTCTTTGGTATCAAAGTTCTCTTTTGACAAATACTCACCcaaattttctttccaagataAGGAATATTAATGTCCAAGATGCTTTGCTCACAGGTGAGCTTTATAAGAAGCATGAATCATTACAATatgagaagaaaagagtggaaaaaattaagaaattggaagctGTCAGGACATCGTGTGTTGACCTTTACAACAAAAGATTAGACAATAGAACGAAGCGTGTAAAATTCGGTCACAAGCTTATTGGTATTCATGCTAATAtagaaaaggaagaacaGAAGAGGGCTGAAAGGAAGGCTAAAGAGCGTTTGATGGCTTTGAAAgctaatgatgaagaggcATATATCAAGTTGTTGGATCAAACAAAGGATACGAGAATTACACATTTATTGAGACAAACCAATGCGTTTTTAGACTCACTAACAAGAGCTGTTAAGGATCAGCAGGAGTATACGAGGGATATGATAGATTCgcatttgaaagaagataGTGAAGATCATGACATAGTCTCCACAAtgaatgatgatgacgatgaggAATCATCAAATGTCGATTATTATAACGTGGCCCATAGGATTCAAGAAGATATTAAGGAACAACCTTCTATTCTTATTGGTGGTCAGCTGAAGGAATACCAGATGAAAGGTTTACAATGGATGGTCTCTTTGTTTAACAATCATTTGAACGGTATTTTGGCTGATGAAATGGGTCTCGGTAAGACAATTCAAACTATTTCGCTTCTCACTTATTTatatgaaaagaaaaatatcaaaGGACCATTCTTGGTGATTGTGCCTCTCTCTACCTTGACTAATTGGAgttcagaatttgaaaaatgggCACCTATTCTAAGGACGATTGCTTACAAAGGTTCGCCAAATGAGAGAAAGGCTAAACAAGCTATAATTAAATCAGGTGAGTTTGATGTCGTAATAACTACTTTTGAATATGTGATCAAGGAGAAGTctgttctttcaaaacctAAGTGGGTCCATATGATCATCGATGAGGGACATagaatgaaaaatacaCAATCTAAGTTGTCGTTGACCTTAAACAATTTTTACCACTCTGATTACAGGTTGATCTTAACAGGTACTCCGCTTCAAAACAATCTGCCAGAATTATGGGCTTTGCTGAACTTCGTCTTACcgaaaattttcaattctgttAAATCATTTGACGAGTGGTTCAACACGCCTTTCTCCAGTGCTGGTGGGCAAGATAAGATAGAATtaagtgaagaagagatgTTATTGGTCATTAGGAGGTTGCATAAAGTATTGAGACCATTCTTGTTACGTCgtttgaaaaaagatgtGGAAAGAGAATTACCAGACAAAGTGGAAAGAGTCATCAAATGTAAGATGAGCGCTTTGCAAAGTGTCATGTACCAACAGATGTTAAAACACCGTCGTTTGTTTATCGGTGACCAAACTAACAAAAAAATGGTCGGTTTACGTGGTTTCAACAATCAAATCATgcaattaaagaagatttgtAACCACCCTTTTGTCTTCGAGGCAGTTGAGGATCAAATCAACCCGACCCGAGAGACAAATGCTGCCATTTGGCGTGTAGCGggaaaattggaattacTGGAGAGGGTCCTGCCCAAACTCAAAGCAACTGGCCACAGGGTCTTaatatttttccaaatgacTCAAATCATGGATATTATGGAGGATTTCCTAAGATACATCGATATCAAATACTTGAGATTAGATGGACACACCAAATCGGATGAAAGAAGTGAATTACTTTCGCTGttcaatgatgaagaagccGGTTACTTCTGTTTTATTCTATCTACAAGAGCTGGTGGTTTAGGTTTGAACTTGCAGACTGCAGATACTGTCATCATTTTTGATACCGATTGGAACCCTCATCAAGATTTACAGGCACAAGATAGAGCACATAGAATTGGTCAGAAGAATGAAGTCAAAATCTTAAGATTGATTACTCAAAATTCTGTAGAGGAGGTGATTTTGGAAAAAGCTCACAAGAAGTTGGATATAGATGGTAAGGTTATTCAGGCCGGTAAATTCGATAATAAATCCACAtcagaagaacaagaagcaTTGTTGAGGTCTTTGTTAGatgctgaagatgaaagaagaaggagaagagaAATGGGTCTTGACGAAGAGGAGGAAATcgatgataatgaaattaaCGAAATCTTGGCAagagatgatgatgaattgatcaaatttgCTGAAATTGATGCCGAAAAATCAAGGAAGGCATTAGAGATGGGTATTACAACCAGACTGATGGAAAGCAACGAACTTCCGgaaatttaccatcagaaTTTAGATATCGAATTAGAACGTGAGGATTCTGAAACTGTTGCTTATGGAGGCCGTGGTACCAGAGAGCGTAAGACTATGGCAtataatgataatatgTCTGAAGAGCAATGGCTTAAACAGTTTGAAGTTAgtgacgaagaagatgcagaCGGAGAATCTTCAGGGTTTAAGAGGCGTAAGGCTGGTAAATCCCGTTTTGGAACGAAAAAGCTTAAGGTCGAGGATGGGAATGGGGAAGCCGCTAGTGGTGATCAAACGCCGACTTCCTCTATTGAGCCTCTAGCTGAAAGAGAGACTAGCGCTGTAGATGAACCACCTCTTCCTGATGGACCGACAACTCTGGAGGAACCGGTGGAAGATGCCACAATGGCACTTTCACCAACGTTACCTGTGACTGCTGGAAAGACTACTTCTAAAAGTACGAGAGGTAGAGGCAGAGGCAGAGGCAGGAAGACGACTGCTGGTCGTGTCCGCTCCACTCGGGGTCGGGGTCGTGGTCGTCCACCCAAGCCGAAGGCAGGCTTGGAGTACGTTCGTGATCCATCTGCTACGACTGAACCACAAGATGTTAGAATCAAAGTTTCTGAAGAAGCTAGAGAGCTGTACAATTATGCTCTCGAATACACcagtgatgatgaagcaAGATTATCAGATATCTTTTTGGAGAAACCACCAAAGGAATTATTCCCTGATTATTACCAGTTGATCAAGTACCCAATAGCGTTTGAAACGATTAATTCTGCCATTGAATCCTTTTCCTATGATTCTTTGAAGCAAGTTCTTGAggatttccatttgatctttttaaATGCAAGAATTTACAATACGGAAGATTCCTTGGTATACATCAACTCTGTAGAGCTGGAGCAAGTTGTTACTGATAAATATAGAGAAATGACTGGGGATGATAGACTACTAGATTTTAGTAAGTTTGAGGAGAGTTTTGCCACGAAGCCACTGAACTTGGCACAAGTACTTCCTGAAGATAGTGCGGCTGCTGATGTTGCAAGTGACTCACCGACGGTTGATGGTACAAAGATGGATACCATCGAACCTTCTGAAACACCCCATTCGGTAGAGCCGAATGATGGAGGAGGATCATCTTCTACATGA
- the SWM1 gene encoding Swm1p (similar to uniprot|Q12379 Saccharomyces cerevisiae YDR260C SWM1 Spore Wall Maturation 1) produces the protein MSGYRDSYFQYHHLLESHQVLYNEWNEDEFPPPDEQEINHNYNSSAHDEGNGSNRPEETGEPSTKTSKVSGNSTNVYWDYFHDEEDWNLFKNVQLESNGIATFNQPANHRANTSNDDNGSGETASSITGSIFNHRITKQAIKHNNDWNDLSLPRP, from the coding sequence ATGAGTGGCTACAGAGATTCATATTTCCAGTACCACCATCTATTAGAATCACACCAAGTGTTATACAATGAATggaatgaagatgagttCCCACCACCTGATGAGCAAGAGATAAATCACAATTACAATAGTAGTGCGCACGATGAAGGAAATGGATCAAATCGACCTGAAGAAACTGGAGAACCCTCTACAAAGACAAGCAAAGTAAGTGGCAATAGTACTAACGTGTATTGGGATTATTTtcatgatgaagaggattggaatctcttcaaaaacGTTCAATTGGAGAGCAATGGTATTGCTACCTTTAACCAGCCGGCGAATCATAGGGCGAACACTTCGAATGATGACAATGGCTCAGGCGAGACAGCAAGCTCCATTACAGGGTCAATTTTCAATCACAGAATTACCAAGCAAGCTATAAAGCATAATAACGATTGGAACGATTTGTCTTTACCGAGACCATAA
- the EXG2 gene encoding glucan exo-1,3-beta-glucosidase (similar to uniprot|P52911 Saccharomyces cerevisiae YDR261C EXG2 Exo-1 3-beta-glucanase involved in cell wall beta-glucan assembly may be anchored to the plasma membrane via a glycosylphosphatidylinositol (GPI) anchor), whose amino-acid sequence MRFWLCKGILAILLWCELCLCGSSAPDALDDRLIDETNTTGEVKGVTLGGWLVTEPYITPSLFEDAQTLADNGTSHNNDSAIVDEFTLCKVLGYEDAKKLLEKHFNSWITENDFKQIREDGFNLVRLPIGYWAWKQNHTKGYYIGNVTYKDPYVSDGLQLEKLEQALQWAQKYGLQVWIDLHGAPGSQNGFDNSGQRDLYAKKVGWLKLNHTEQLTKVIWNEMFERYLNKGSNSTVVGIEIINEPLAPKLDQDAMMKSYYVAFDMFKRRQDDSDNTTFVIHDAFLPLGYWDKQFDPDHKEVMGKYLNTTQTFHRNQILVDHHHYEVFTDGQLAESQWQRLRNIQNFAQSIGQELSHHPAVVGEWSAALTDCARWLNGVGVGARYDGGYYNTTKFHTDDKPIGKCISQQSVEDWPKEYKKQVRQFIEAQLSSFSAHTSGYIFWNYKTEGAIEWDYLALKKHGLFPQPLDNYKYFEKNGSMRPSVSKSLSRQATSTSQSNRNAGVSDHINRGHQDNYLWLLLGLLITLCIIF is encoded by the coding sequence ATGAGATTTTGGCTCTGTAAAGGAATTTTAGCTATTCTCCTGTGGTGTGAATTGTGTTTATGTGGATCCTCTGCGCCAGATGCCCTCGATGATAGGCTAATAGATGAGACAAATACGACGGGTGAGGTCAAAGGTGTCACTCTTGGTGGATGGTTGGTTACGGAACCCTATATTACTCCTTCACTCTTCGAAGATGCACAGACACTAGCGGATAATGGTACGAGCCACAATAATGACAGCGCAATTGTGGATGAATTTACACTCTGCAAAGTTCTCGGATATGAAGATGCGAAGAAGCTTTTGGAGAAGCACTTTAACAGTTGGATAACGGAAAACGATTTTAAACAGATTCGTGAGGATGGATTTAATTTAGTTAGATTACCTATTGGGTACTGGGCGTGGAAACAGAATCATACAAAGGGGTATTACATCGGAAACGTTACTTACAAGGATCCGTACGTAAGCGACGGATTACAgttagaaaaattggaacagGCACTGCAATGGGCTCAGAAATATGGATTACAAGTTTGGATCGATCTGCACGGTGCACCAGGATCGCAGAATGGGTTTGATAATTCAGGTCAGAGAGATCTCTATGCAAAAAAAGTTGGTTGGTTGAAGTTGAACCATACTGAACAGTTGACAAAAGTAATCTGGAATGAAATGTTTGAGCGATATCTGAATAAAGGTTCGAATTCCACCGTAGTCGGTATAGAAATTATTAACGAACCGTTGGCTCCTAAATTGGACCAAGATGCAATGATGAAATCATACTACGTAGCGTTTGATATGTTTAAAAGAAGGCAAGATGATTCTGACAACACCACCTTTGTTATTCATGATGCATTCTTGCCATTAGGCTATTGGGAcaaacaatttgatcccGATCACAAGGAGGTTATGGGAAAATATTTAAACACAACTCAAACGTTCCACAGAAACCAAATTTTAGTtgatcatcaccattacGAAGTTTTCACAGATGGCCAACTGGCTGAAAGTCAATGGCAAAGACTTCGtaatattcaaaattttgcacAGTCAATCGGCCAAGAATTGTCACATCATCCTGCAGTCGTTGGCGAATGGTCAGCTGCACTAACAGACTGTGCTAGATGGTTGAACggtgttggtgttggtgcTCGCTATGACGGTGGCTATTATAATACAACAAAGTTCCATACGGATGATAAACCGATTGGCAAATGTATTTCACAACAATCAGTAGAGGATTGGCCTAAGGAATACAAAAAACAAGTGAGGCAATTTATAGAAGCTCAATTGTCTTCCTTTTCTGCCCATACCAGTGGGTACATCTTCTGGAATTACAAGACCGAAGGTGCTATTGAATGGGATTATTTAGCATTAAAAAAGCATGGACTTTTCCCGCAGCCTTTAGACAACtacaaatattttgaaaagaacgGATCTATGAGACCATCAGTCTCCAAATCGTTATCACGGCAAGCTACGTCTACGTCCCAGAGTAATAGAAATGCGGGCGTTTCAGATCATATAAACCGCGGACACCAAGATAACTATTTGTGGTTGTTACTAGGGCTTCTGATAACCTTGTGTATCATTTTTTAA
- a CDS encoding Hsp20/alpha crystallin family protein (similar to uniprot|P15992 Saccharomyces cerevisiae YBR072W HSP26 Small heat shock protein with chaperone activity that is regulated by a heat induced transition from an inactive oligomeric (24-mer) complex to an active dimer induced by heat upon entry into stationary phase and during sporulation), translating to MSIAPYYSFFDSINNEVENFNKFLVGDGFRYYEPEKYLAPTGEDQRLSTNLDNWFDNDWSLIAPSSALASITPSMDIVDHEKNYELNIVLPGVAKENINLEYHKQNNQIVVAGEVPSVVNEENKDKVRVKEVRTGNFKRVITLPKTSEIDVENIKASYTNGVLKLDVPKLEPTKPEKDTKRIEITSQDTNESQ from the coding sequence ATGTCAATTGCACCATATTACAGCTTTTTCGACAGCATTAACAATGAGGTGGagaatttcaacaaattcttAGTTGGAGATGGATTCAGATATTACGAACCTGAAAAGTATTTGGCCCCTACCGGCGAAGATCAAAGATTGTCCACCAATCTCGATAATTGGTTCGACAACGATTGGTCGCTGATTGCGCCAAGTTCCGCATTAGCAAGTATTACACCATCCATGGACATTGTGGATCATGAAAAAAACTATGAATTGAATATAGTACTCCCAGGTGTAGCAAAGGAAAACATAAATTTGGAATACCACAAGCAGAATAATCAAATTGTGGTAGCGGGCGAAGTGCCATCTGTGGTCAACGAAGAGAACAAGGATAAAGTTCGTGTCAAAGAAGTGAGAACTGGTAATTTCAAACGTGTGATCACATTACCTAAGACTTCAGAAATTGATGTCGAGAACATCAAGGCCAGCTATACCAATGGAGTCTTGAAATTGGATGTTCCTAAACTGGAACCAACAAAACCAGAAAAGGATACgaagagaattgaaatcacTTCGCAAGACACAAATGAATCTCAGTGA
- the HSP78 gene encoding chaperone ATPase HSP78 (highly similar to uniprot|P33416 Saccharomyces cerevisiae YDR258C HSP78 Oligomeric mitochondrial matrix chaperone that cooperates with Ssc1p in mitochondrial thermotolerance after heat shock prevents the aggregation of misfolded matrix proteins component of the mitochondrial proteolysis system) — MLRRIERSSIERQLQSRIANAAKSSLVEIPRASSYPRLRKNACNLNLNSNSRRNFVTDALNRRLGSSSSFPMGSTISKRFIQMRMNPNQGEQEKPALEQFGTNLTKLAKEGKLDPVIGRDEEIARAVQILSRRTKNNPVLIGRAGVGKTSLIDGLAQRIVAGEVPDSLKDKELVTLDLGSLIAGAKYRGEFEERLRNVLDEIDKSNGQVIIFIDEVHMLLGLGKTDGSMDASNILKPRLARGLRCISATTLDEYKIIEKDPALSRRFQPILLNEPSVGDTISILRGLKERYEVHHGVRITDTALVSAAVLSNRYITDRFLPDKAIDLVDEACAVLRLQHESKPDEIQRLDRSIMRMQIELESLKKETDALSIERKEALQKELDLKNEELGRLTEIWEAERAKIESIKNAKADLEKARIDLEKSQREVDYAKASELRYAVIPELERKVALSEKKDDPNQVNLLHDSVSSDDISKVIAKMTGIPVQTVLKGDKDRLLYMENSLKERVVGQDEAIRAISDAVRLQRAGLTSEKRPIASFMFLGPTGTGKTELTKALAEFLFDNESNVIRFDMSEFQEKHTVSRLIGAPPGYVMSESGGQLTEAVRRKPYSVVLFDEFEKAHPDVCKILLQVLDEGKLTDSQGHVVDFRNTIIVMTSNVGQDILLTDEHASEDGTVSKEVKTKVIEAMKRLYPPEFMNRIDELLVFNRLSKDVLRSIVDIRLDEIQERINEKRMKLDLTDAAKNWLTDRGYDPLYGARPLNRLIYKSLLNPMALYLLKGQLRGEETVHADVEDGELVVKPNHEEGEVVEAEPEQ; from the coding sequence ATGCTAAGACGTATTGAGCGTTCTTCTATAGAACGTCAACTGCAATCGAGGATTGCAAATGCTGCTAAAAGTTCATTAGTTGAAATTCCTCGTGCTTCTAGCTATCCCAGGTTGAGAAAAAATGCATGcaatttaaatttaaattcaaattcaagaagaaattttgtaaCCGATGCCCTTAATCGTAGATTGGGGTCGTCTTCTAGCTTCCCCATGGGATCAACTATTTCCAAGAGGTTTATCCAAATGAGAATGAATCCAAATCAAGGTGAACAGGAAAAGCCCGCTTTGGAGCAGTTTGGTACCAACTTAACCAAGCTAGCTAAAGAGGGTAAATTGGATCCCGTCATCGGCAGAGATGAAGAGATCGCTAGAGCGGTACAGATTTTATCCAGAAGAACTAAGAACAATCCAGTATTAATTGGTCGTGCCGGTGTTGGTAAGACATCATTGATTGACGGCTTAGctcaaagaattgttgCTGGGGAAGTCCcagattctttgaaagataaagaattggtaaCATTGGATTTAGGATCCCTAATCGCTGGTGCTAAATATAGAGGAGAGTTTGAAGAAAGGTTGAGAAATGTTctggatgaaattgataaatccaATGGACAagttattattttcatcgatGAAGTGCACATGCTACTTGGTCTCGGTAAGACTGATGGTAGCATGGACGCATCAAATATCTTGAAGCCCAGGTTAGCCAGGGGATTACGTTGTATTTCCGCTACTACTTTGGATGAATACAAgattattgaaaaggatcCTGCATTAAGTAGAAGATTCCAGCCTATTTTGTTGAATGAGCCTAGTGTCGGTGACACCATATCCATCTTAAGAGGTTTAAAGGAGAGGTACGAAGTGCATCACGGTGTTAGAATTACTGATACTGCGTTAGTGTCCGCTGCAGTTTTGTCCAACCGTTATATCACCGATCGTTTCCTACCAGACAAGGCTATTGACCTAGTGGATGAAGCTTGTGCCGTGTTACGTTTACAGCACGAATCTAAGCCTGATGAGATTCAGAGATTGGATCGTTCTATAATGAGAATGCAGATTGAATTAGAATCCTTGAAGAAGGAGACGGATGCATTATCTATAGAGAGAAAAGAAGCCCTACAGAAGGAACTTGATCTAAAGAACGAAGAGTTGGGCAGATTGACTGAGATTTGGGAAGCTGAGAGAGCCAAGATTGAATCTATCAAGAACGCAAAGGCcgatttggaaaaggcGAGAATTGACTTAGAAAAATCTCAAAGAGAAGTGGATTATGCAAAGGCTTCTGAGTTGAGGTACGCTGTGATCCCAGAACTAGAAAGGAAAGTCGCATTgagtgaaaagaaagatgatCCTAATCAAGTCAACCTTTTGCATGATTCAGTTTCTTCAGATGATATTTCAAAAGTGATTGCCAAAATGACCGGTATTCCAGTCCAGACTGTCTTAAAAGGAGACAAGGATCGTCTACTTTACATGGAAAACTCTCTCAAGGAAAGGGTTGTTGGTCAGGATGAAGCTATTAGAGCAATTTCTGATGCTGTCCGGTTACAGAGAGCTGGTTTAACAAGTGAAAAGAGACCAATTGCCAGTTTCATGTTTTTGGGTCCAACAGGTACAGGTAAGACCGAATTGACTAAAGCGCTTGCagaatttttatttgataACGAATCCAATGTGATCAGATTTGATATGTCTGAATTCCAAGAGAAACACACGGTATCGCGTTTAATCGGTGCACCTCCGGGTTATGTCATGAGTGAATCTGGTGGTCAATTAACGGAAGCCGTTAGAAGAAAGCCATACTCGGTGGTATTATtcgatgaatttgaaaaagctCATCCAGATGTTTGCAAAATCCTTTTGCAAGTATTGGACGAAGGTAAACTAACCGATTCTCAAGGCCATGTAGTAGACTTCCGTAATACAATTATTGTTATGACGTCCAATGTGGGTCAAGACATTTTGCTTACTGATGAACACGCCAGTGAGGATGGGACCGTTAGCAAAGAAGTCAAGACTAAGGTTATCGAAGCTATGAAGAGATTATATCCACCAGAGTTTATGAATCGTATAGACGAATTATTGGTATTCAACAGGTTGTCTAAGGACGTTCTGAGATCTATTGTGGATATCAGATTGGATGAAATCCAGGAGAGAATTAACGAAAAGAGGATGAAATTGGACCTAACGGACGCTGCcaagaattggttaacTGATCGTGGGTACGATCCTTTGTATGGTGCAAGGCCTCTTAACAGGTTAATCTACAAGTCTTTGCTAAATCCTATGGCTCTCTACTTGTTGAAGGGTCAATTGAGAGGTGAGGAAACCGTTCATGCAGATGTGGAAGATGGCGAATTGGTCGTTAAACCTAATCATGAGGAAGGCGAAGTTGTTGAAGCAGAGCCTGAGCAATAA